GCGGCGAGCGCGTCGCTCGCTTCGAGGACGCCGGCGGCTCTGCTGCTGGCGTCCCGGCGGGCGCGTTCGGCGCGGCGGTCTCCGCCGGGTCGGTCGCCTGCGGGGGGGATGAGGCCCGCGAGTGTGAGGGCGAGCGTCGACTTGCCCGCGCCGTTCGGCCCGGTGATGACGGTCGCGAGGCCGGCCTCGACGTCGAGCGTGAGGCCTTCCGCGACGGGCTCCCCTTTGATGCGCGCGACGGCGAGGTCGCGGGCGCGCAGCAGTGGCGGCGCCCCGGGTGATGGCGCAGCCGGTGCCCCCTGCTCGGCGGATCCGGTGTTGAGGTTCTCGAAATCGACGAACCGGCGGCCCTCGTCGAGTCCGTCGCGGAGAGCGCGGAGGTTCCGGCCAGGGCCGCCGATTCCGCTGCGCGCCGCGAGGTCAGCCGTGTCGGCGGTCGCAGGGAAGGCAGGGTGGGAAGGTGTTGCGGGCGCGCCGGAGGGCGCGGCCGTGGAGGCGCCCCCGGGTGTCGCGAACCCCGGGGCGGCGGGCGTTGCAGACAGCGGGGCGGTGGGGGCGGGCGGGGTGGGGAGGGTTGCGAGGGCGCGGGCGGGGCGCGGGGCGCGCAGCGGGCGGGCCGGCGGGAAGCCCGGCACCCAGACTCCGGATGCCGCGAGCTCGGCGCCGCGCGCACCGAGAACCGCGTCGGGCGAGCCGTCGGCCAGCACGCCGCCGCCGGGCGCGAGCACGACGACGCGGTCGACCACGTGCTGCCAGATCGAGACGCGATGTTCGATCACCACGAACGTCGCTTCGGAGTGCGCGAGCACGCGGGCCACGGCATCCCGTACCTCCACGACGCCCGCCGGGTCGAGGTTCGCGGTGGGCTCATCGAGCAGCAGGAGCCCGGGCTGCATCGCCAGAACACCGGCAAGCGCGAGCCGCTGCTTCTGGCCGCCCGAGAGCGCCGAGGTCGGGTGTGAAAGGGGGAGGTGGAGGCCGACGGCGTCCAGTGCGGAACCGACTCGCCGCCAGATCTCCTCGCGCGGCACTCCGAGGTTCTCGCAGCCGAAGGCGACATCGTCGCCGACCCGCGCGAGCATGACCTGGGAGTCGGGGTCCTGCAGCAGCAGCCCCACCCGGCCCCGGGCATCCTGCGGCCGCGTGCCGCCGATGAGCAGCGACCCGCGTTCCTCGCCCTCGTCTGCCGCACCGAGCACGCCCGCGAGCGCGCTGATGAGCGTCGACTTGCCGGCGCCGGACGCGCCGAGCAGCAGCACCCGCTCCCCCGCCGCGATCTCGAGGTCGAGCCCGTCGACGGCCCACGCGCGTCGCCCGGCGTGCCGCCACCCCCACCCGCGCGCCGACACGTCCGCGCCGCCCGCACCGGCCCCGCCGCCCGCGGCGCTGCCGCGCGCGGCGCCGCCGCTCACGCCGCCACCCCGCCGCCAACTCCTGTGAGCGCGGGCCGCGCAGCCGAGCGCGACGCGCGCTGCGGCCGCACTCGACAGGGGAGGCCGCACTCACCAGCGCGGGACCGTCCGGCGCGCGCGGGCGGCGCGGCAGACGGCACTGCGTGGCTCAGACCAGCGCCCGCGACTCGCGGCCGGCCGCGAAACGGTTGAGCGCGCCGGTGGCCGCGATACCGCGCATCGCCAGCCACGACAGCAGCCCGGCGAGCACGATCCCCGACACGATCGACGTGGCCGAGTAGATCAGGATGAACGGGGTGTCCGACCCCGGGTACGACAGCGTCAGGTCGGTGATCGAGAGCGCGATGCCCGCCCCGACGCCCGCGAGCAGCGCCACCCAGATGCGGTAGCTCGAGTAGAGGAACAGCGCGAAGACGATCTCCGCTCCGAGCCCCTGCACGGCGCCCGAGAGGAGCGTCGTGATGCCCCACTGCGTGCCGATGAGCGCCGAGACGATCGCCGCCACGAGTTCGGTATAGAGGGCCGCGCCGGGCTTCCGGATGATCAACCCGCCCAACACGCCGGCGAACAGCCAGCCGCCATTGAACAGGCCCTGGAGACCCGGCAGGGCCGCGCTCAGCGGGGTCGTGACGGGGTTGTAGGCGAGCCCCCACGCCCAGAAGATGAGGCCGGCGGCCACACCGATGACGCTGGCTGTGATGATGTCGACCACCCGCCAGCGGAAGCGCCCTCCGAAGCCCCGACCCGAGCCGGAGCCCGCGTCTGAACCCGAGGTGGATGAACCGGTGTTCCGGAGATCTGCAGTTGTTGCGTGCACTGTCGTGCCCTTTCGTCGATACGAATGAGGCACGGGTTCTGTGAGATTGTCCTCCCTGCGCTGGCATGATCCAGATCAGGTTCGACGGTCGAAGGTTGAGAACCTTCCTCTCAGCCCGGCTCACCGGACTCCCGTGTTGCCTGAAGTATCCCATAGTGTGAGGTTCTATGCAGGTCCTCATCGTTCTCGCCGTGCTGATCGTGGTCGCGGGGCTGTTCCTCGCCGTGCGCGCGCACCGGCACATGACCGAGACCTGGCTGCTGCGGAAGGGCACCCGCGCGCCCGGCCAGGCCGTGACCGTCGCTCCCCCGCTCTCCGCCGGCCTGATCTCCCGGCTGGCGACGACGGTCACGATCATCTCCTACACCTCCGCGGATGGCGCAGCCCGCAGTCTGGTGCCGCGTTCGGGCGCAGCCACCTTCAAGATCGCCGGCGCGAGCGGCGGGGTGACCGTGCTCTACGACGGGGCGCATCCGCTCAAGGAGGACCGGATCCGCGTGGGCTTCGGCCGGACCCCGGAGCGGTGGCACCGGGTCCGCATCCGACAGGCTGCATAGCGCACGAAGGTGAACGCCCGGCCCCCGGGAAGAAGTGTGAAAAACTGGGGTCATGCAGTTGCGAATCTTCACAGAACCCCAGCAGGGGGCCAGCTATGACGATCTCCTCGCCGTTGCACAGGCCACCGAGCGGCTGGGGTTCGATGCCTTCTTCCGCTCCGACCACTACCTGCGGATGGGCGACGGCGACGGCCTGCCCGGCCCGACCGACGCCTGGACCACCCTCGCGGGCCTCGCCCGGGAGACCAGCCGCATCAAGCTGGGCACGCTCGTGTCGAGCGTCACCTACCGGCACCCGGGCATCTTCGCGATCCAGGTCGCCCAGGTCGACCAGATGTCAGGCGGCCGCGCCGAACTCGGGCTCGGCACGGGCTGGTTCGAAGCCGAGCACCTGGCGTACGGCATCCCGTTCCCACAGAAGCGGTTCGGGATGCTCGAGGAGCAGCTCGAGATCATCGAGGGCCTCTACGGTACCCCCGCCGGCGAGAAGTACTCCTTCGAGGGCGAGCACTATCGACTCGTGGACTCCCCCGCCCTGCCGAAGCCTGTGCAGACCCCGTTGCCCGTGATCGT
Above is a genomic segment from Subtercola boreus containing:
- a CDS encoding ECF transporter S component, translating into MHATTADLRNTGSSTSGSDAGSGSGRGFGGRFRWRVVDIITASVIGVAAGLIFWAWGLAYNPVTTPLSAALPGLQGLFNGGWLFAGVLGGLIIRKPGAALYTELVAAIVSALIGTQWGITTLLSGAVQGLGAEIVFALFLYSSYRIWVALLAGVGAGIALSITDLTLSYPGSDTPFILIYSATSIVSGIVLAGLLSWLAMRGIAATGALNRFAAGRESRALV
- a CDS encoding ABC transporter ATP-binding protein; the encoded protein is MSGGAARGSAAGGGAGAGGADVSARGWGWRHAGRRAWAVDGLDLEIAAGERVLLLGASGAGKSTLISALAGVLGAADEGEERGSLLIGGTRPQDARGRVGLLLQDPDSQVMLARVGDDVAFGCENLGVPREEIWRRVGSALDAVGLHLPLSHPTSALSGGQKQRLALAGVLAMQPGLLLLDEPTANLDPAGVVEVRDAVARVLAHSEATFVVIEHRVSIWQHVVDRVVVLAPGGGVLADGSPDAVLGARGAELAASGVWVPGFPPARPLRAPRPARALATLPTPPAPTAPLSATPAAPGFATPGGASTAAPSGAPATPSHPAFPATADTADLAARSGIGGPGRNLRALRDGLDEGRRFVDFENLNTGSAEQGAPAAPSPGAPPLLRARDLAVARIKGEPVAEGLTLDVEAGLATVITGPNGAGKSTLALTLAGLIPPAGDRPGGDRRAERARRDASSRAAGVLEASDALAAGAGPTPIRWTSKQLLTRIGTVFQDPEHQFLSGTLRKELAVGPAALRLPQREIDERVDELLARLRLSALAEANPFTLSGGEKRRLSVATVLATRPSLLVLDEPTFGQDSRTWAELVALLAELLDAGTALVAVTHDADFVDVLADREFRMPGPPVPGGAA
- a CDS encoding LLM class F420-dependent oxidoreductase; translation: MQLRIFTEPQQGASYDDLLAVAQATERLGFDAFFRSDHYLRMGDGDGLPGPTDAWTTLAGLARETSRIKLGTLVSSVTYRHPGIFAIQVAQVDQMSGGRAELGLGTGWFEAEHLAYGIPFPQKRFGMLEEQLEIIEGLYGTPAGEKYSFEGEHYRLVDSPALPKPVQTPLPVIVGGNGTNRTPAIAARFATEFNTPFASIEATGPQFDRVRSACEAIDRDPSSMTYSSALAVVVGADEAEFLRRAEAIGRDPEELRASSIAGTASEAIDRINALGQLGAERVYLQVNDLHDLEQLEFIAAEIAPHVQ